The Deltaproteobacteria bacterium region CCAGCGTTCCCCTGACAATGTGATATCTGACGCCCGGAAGGTCCTTGACCCTTCCACCCCTTACTAGTATTACGGAGTGTTCCTGAAGGGTATGCCCCTCCCCGGGGATATAACCAGTGACCTCAACACCGTTCGTGAGCCTTATACGCGCTACTTTTCTGAGCGCAGAATTAGGTTTTTTGGGCGTAGTCGTATATACCCTGACACAGACTCCTCTTTTCTGAGGACAATTCTGAAGCGCGGGGGCTTTGCTCTTCTTCTTGGCCCGTTTTCTTCCATCTCTAACCAACTGACTAATTGTAGGCACTAATGCTTATCTCCATAAAAAGTTAATCCAACTAATATATCCAGAAAAGAACATCCATGTCAAGAAAAAAGTCCTTTTATCCGGGTTTTTTTCTGAGATTCTTTTCAAATCCGACTATTGTAAGAGGTGACTTATACCATCCGGGCT contains the following coding sequences:
- the rpsL gene encoding 30S ribosomal protein S12; this translates as MPTISQLVRDGRKRAKKKSKAPALQNCPQKRGVCVRVYTTTPKKPNSALRKVARIRLTNGVEVTGYIPGEGHTLQEHSVILVRGGRVKDLPGVRYHIVRGTLDSTGVSNRRQGRSKYGAKKPK